The Bos indicus isolate NIAB-ARS_2022 breed Sahiwal x Tharparkar chromosome X, NIAB-ARS_B.indTharparkar_mat_pri_1.0, whole genome shotgun sequence genome has a window encoding:
- the HNRNPH2 gene encoding heterogeneous nuclear ribonucleoprotein H2, giving the protein MMLSTEGREGFVVKVRGLPWSCSADEVMRFFSDCKIQNGTSGIRFIYTREGRPSGEAFVELESEDEVKLALKKDRETMGHRYVEVFKSNSVEMDWVLKHTGPNSPDTANDGFVRLRGLPFGCSKEEIVQFFSGLEIVPNGMTLPVDFQGRSTGEAFVQFASQEIAEKALKKHKERIGHRYIEIFKSSRAEVRTHYDPPRKLMAMQRPGPYDRPGAGRGYNSIGRGAGFERMRRGAYGGGYGGYDDYGGYNDGYGFGSDRFGRDLNYCFSGMSDHRYGDGGSSFQSTTGHCVHMRGLPYRATENDIYNFFSPLNPMRVHIEIGPDGRVTGEADVEFATHEDAVAAMAKDKANMQHRYVELFLNSTAGTSGGAYDHSYVELFLNSTAGASGGAYGSQMMGGMGISNQSSYGGPASQQLSGGYGGGYGGQSSMSGYDQVLQENSSDYQSNLA; this is encoded by the coding sequence ATGATGCTGAGCACAGAAGGCAGGGAGGGGTTCGTGGTGAAGGTCAGGGGCCTGCCCTGGTCCTGCTCAGCTGATGAAGTGATGCGCTTCTTCTCCGATTGTAAAATCCAAAATGGCACATCAGGTATTCGTTTCATCTACACCAGAGAAGGCAGACCAAGTGGTGAAGCATTTGTTGAACTTGAGTCTGAAGATGAAGTGAAATTGGCTCTgaagaaggacagagaaaccatGGGACACAGATATGTTGAAGTATTCAAGTCCAACAGTGTTGAAATGGATTGGGTGTTGAAGCACACAGGTCCGAATAGTCCTGATACTGCCAATGATGGCTTCGTCCGGCTTAGAGGACTCCCATTTGGCTGTAGCAAGGAAGAGATTGTTCAGTTCTTTTCAGGGTTGGAAATTGTGCCAAATGGGATGACACTGCCGGTGGACTTTCAGGGGCGGAGCACAGGGGAGGCCTTTGTGCAATTTGCTTCGCAGGAGATAGCTGAAAAGGCCTTAaagaaacacaaggaaagaatAGGGCACCGGTACATTGAAATCTTCAAGAGTAGCCGAGCTGAAGTCCGAACCCATTATGACCCCCCTCGAAAGCTCATGGCTATGCAGCGGCCAGGTCCCTATGACAGGCCAGGGGCTGGCAGAGGGTATAATAGCATTGGCAGAGGGGCTGGTTTTGAAAGGATGAGGAGGGGTGCCTATGGTGGAGGGTATGGAGGCTATGACGACTATGGTGGCTATAATGATGGATATGGCTTTGGATCTGATAGATTTGGAAGAGACCTGAATTACTGTTTTTCAGGAATGTCTGATCATAGATATGGAGATGGTGGGTCCAGTTTTCAGAGCACCACAGGGCACTGTGTACACATGAGGGGATTACCTTACAGAGCCACTGAGAATGATATTTACAATTTCTTCTCACCTCTTAATCCCATGAGAGTACACATTGAAATTGGACCTGATGGCAGAGTTACTGGTGAGGCAGATGTTGAATTTGCTACTCATGAAGATGCTGTGGCAGCTATGGCAAAAGACAAAGCTAACATGCAACACAGATACGTGGAGCTCTTCTTGAATTCTACCGCAGGCACGAGTGGGGGAGCCTATGATCACAGCTACGTAGAACTCTTTTTGAATTCTACAGCCGGGGCAAGTGGTGGAGCATATGGTAGCCAAATGATGGGAGGCATGGGCATATCCAACCAGTCTAGTTACGGAGGTCCTGCCAGTCAGCAGCTGAGTGGTGGTTAC